A window of the Brumimicrobium sp. genome harbors these coding sequences:
- the rimK gene encoding 30S ribosomal protein S6--L-glutamate ligase, whose protein sequence is MKIGILSRDTNLYSTRRLVEACHTRGHQVEVIDHLKCDIVIEKELPRIHYIDHYIEDFDAVIPRIGASVTFYGTAVVRQFEMMGVFTAVNANGLSDSRDKLRSLQLLSKSGIGLPKTVFTNYSKNVEGIIDAVGGVPTVIKLLEGTQGLGVILADSKKGATSVLEALNGLKARVIVQEFIKESKGADLRAFVVDGKVVGAMKRQGKEGEFRSNLHRGGTSTIIELSPEEESTAIRAAKALNLGIAGVDMLQSNRGPLILEVNSSPGLEGIEGATQVDIAGEIVKYIERKVKK, encoded by the coding sequence ATGAAAATTGGAATTTTAAGTCGAGATACTAATTTATATTCAACACGCAGATTAGTAGAGGCTTGTCACACTCGTGGACATCAAGTGGAAGTTATTGACCACTTAAAATGTGATATTGTGATTGAAAAAGAATTGCCTCGTATTCATTATATAGATCACTATATAGAAGATTTTGATGCGGTTATACCTCGTATTGGCGCTTCAGTTACTTTTTATGGGACTGCTGTAGTTCGGCAATTTGAGATGATGGGTGTTTTTACCGCTGTAAATGCAAATGGTTTGTCTGACTCGCGTGACAAATTGCGTTCTCTTCAATTATTATCCAAATCAGGAATTGGATTACCTAAAACTGTTTTCACCAACTATTCTAAAAATGTAGAAGGTATTATAGATGCTGTCGGCGGTGTACCCACAGTTATTAAGTTACTAGAAGGAACTCAAGGATTAGGAGTTATTCTAGCAGACTCTAAAAAAGGAGCAACATCGGTATTAGAAGCCTTAAATGGACTGAAAGCGCGTGTAATTGTTCAAGAATTCATCAAAGAATCTAAAGGGGCAGATTTACGAGCATTTGTAGTAGATGGGAAAGTAGTTGGAGCTATGAAGCGACAAGGTAAGGAAGGAGAGTTTCGTTCGAATTTACACCGTGGAGGAACTTCCACAATAATTGAATTATCTCCAGAAGAAGAATCAACTGCCATACGTGCCGCCAAAGCCTTAAATTTAGGTATTGCTGGAGTGGACATGCTGCAATCTAATCGAGGCCCTTTAATTCTAGAAGTGAATTCATCCCCTGGATTGGAAGGTATTGAAGGAGCAACTCAGGTTGATATTGCTGGTGAAATTGTCAAATATATTGAACGAAAAGTAAAGAAATGA
- the nqrF gene encoding NADH:ubiquinone reductase (Na(+)-transporting) subunit F, whose product MGFAIIVTVIVFLLAMLVLVSMLLYVKAKVAPEGKMKITINDDKVLEVDGGDSLLTTLANQKVFLASACGGQGTCGECKCVVLEGGGSILPTEEPHFSRKEIAGNLRLSCQVKVKQDMKIVVPEAVMGVKEWEAKVVSNYNVASFIKEFVVEIPEDMNYRAGGYIQIRVPACTIDFKTMDITAHPQEHPGEPDKFHEEWDKFKLWPLQMVNTEDAIRAYSMASYPAEGRRIMLNVRIATPPFDRKTNDWMKVNPGIASSYIFNLKPGDPAIVSGPYGEFFIKEDSDAEMLYIGGGAGMAPMRSHLYHLFKTLKSGRKVTFWYGGRSRRELFYIDHFRELEKEFPNFKYFIVLSEPRPEDNWTTKTDVNDPNGDGFLGFVHQAVIDQYLSKHEAPEDIEFYFCGPPMMNNAVVKMCDDWGVPKENVSFDDFGG is encoded by the coding sequence ATGGGATTTGCAATTATTGTTACCGTTATAGTTTTCTTACTAGCTATGCTAGTTTTAGTTTCTATGCTTCTTTATGTAAAGGCTAAAGTGGCGCCTGAAGGTAAAATGAAAATTACAATTAATGATGATAAAGTATTAGAGGTAGATGGTGGAGATTCTTTATTAACTACTCTTGCTAATCAAAAGGTGTTCTTGGCTTCTGCTTGTGGAGGGCAAGGTACTTGTGGAGAGTGTAAATGTGTTGTTCTTGAAGGTGGTGGATCTATCCTTCCTACTGAAGAGCCACACTTTTCTCGTAAGGAAATTGCTGGTAATTTACGACTAAGCTGTCAAGTAAAGGTAAAACAAGATATGAAAATTGTCGTGCCTGAAGCTGTGATGGGTGTAAAAGAGTGGGAAGCAAAAGTAGTTTCTAATTATAATGTGGCTTCATTCATTAAAGAATTTGTGGTAGAGATTCCTGAAGATATGAATTATCGTGCGGGAGGATATATACAGATTCGTGTTCCTGCTTGTACAATTGATTTTAAAACTATGGATATTACAGCTCACCCACAAGAACATCCGGGTGAACCTGATAAATTTCATGAAGAATGGGATAAATTCAAATTATGGCCGCTTCAAATGGTGAATACTGAAGATGCTATCCGTGCTTATTCTATGGCTTCTTATCCTGCTGAAGGAAGAAGAATAATGTTGAATGTACGTATCGCTACACCACCATTTGATAGAAAAACAAATGATTGGATGAAAGTTAATCCAGGTATTGCTTCTTCATATATCTTTAATTTGAAACCAGGTGATCCTGCAATTGTTTCAGGACCTTATGGAGAATTCTTTATTAAAGAAGATTCTGATGCCGAAATGTTATACATTGGAGGTGGTGCTGGGATGGCTCCAATGCGCTCTCACTTATATCATTTATTTAAAACATTAAAGTCAGGACGTAAAGTTACTTTCTGGTATGGAGGACGTTCTAGAAGAGAACTATTCTATATTGACCATTTTAGAGAATTGGAGAAAGAATTTCCAAACTTTAAATATTTCATTGTTCTTTCAGAACCTAGACCTGAAGATAATTGGACAACAAAAACAGATGTGAATGATCCAAACGGGGATGGATTCCTTGGTTTTGTTCACCAAGCAGTTATCGATCAATATTTATCGAAGCACGAAGCTCCTGAGGATATTGAATTTTATTTCTGTGGCCCTCCAATGATGAATAATGCCGTTGTTAAAATGTGCGACGATTGGGGAGTTCCTAAAGAAAATGTTTCATTCGATGATTTCGGAGGATAG
- a CDS encoding succinylglutamate desuccinylase/aspartoacylase family protein codes for MTEQQPFSLLGNIIQPGKTERLSLEIAKLHTNTPIQIPVIVSHALRKGPTLLLLAGVHGDEINGVETIRRIIKKGWNKPQYGTVICVPVFNIFGFLNMSREFPDKKDLNRVFPGSKNGSLASQFAYIFMKKIAPLADVIIDFHTGGAQRYNYPQTRCDFNHPLSVELCKVFNAPLMVNSSLISKSIRSACTKLGKGYILFEGGKSHSIDDYIVESGILGAKRVMTHLGIRKFDLKDTDKKSFIVKDSKWIRAGISGMLYVMIENGKRVKKGDVLAKISDPYGKSERLVKSPSKALIFNVNEMPLVNKGDALFNIAVLD; via the coding sequence ATGACCGAACAACAGCCTTTTTCCTTACTTGGAAACATCATACAACCTGGAAAAACAGAACGACTTAGCCTAGAGATTGCTAAGTTACACACGAACACTCCTATTCAAATACCAGTAATTGTAAGTCATGCTCTTCGAAAAGGACCAACACTTCTATTGCTAGCTGGAGTGCATGGAGACGAAATTAATGGTGTAGAAACTATCCGACGCATCATAAAGAAAGGCTGGAATAAACCACAATATGGAACTGTGATATGTGTCCCAGTATTCAATATATTTGGTTTCCTTAATATGTCACGTGAATTTCCTGACAAAAAAGACTTAAATAGAGTTTTTCCAGGCTCAAAAAATGGTTCACTTGCTAGTCAATTCGCCTATATTTTTATGAAAAAGATTGCCCCTTTGGCAGATGTGATTATTGATTTCCATACAGGCGGAGCTCAAAGATACAATTACCCTCAAACTCGTTGTGACTTTAATCATCCACTATCTGTAGAGCTTTGTAAAGTTTTCAACGCACCTCTCATGGTAAATTCTTCTTTAATTTCCAAATCTATACGTAGTGCATGCACTAAACTAGGAAAAGGCTATATCCTTTTTGAAGGAGGGAAATCCCATAGCATTGATGATTATATTGTTGAATCAGGAATTCTTGGTGCGAAACGAGTGATGACTCATTTAGGTATTCGAAAATTTGATTTAAAGGATACCGATAAGAAAAGTTTCATTGTCAAAGATTCAAAATGGATTAGAGCTGGTATTTCAGGAATGTTATATGTAATGATAGAGAATGGAAAGAGAGTAAAGAAAGGAGATGTACTAGCTAAAATTTCAGATCCTTACGGTAAATCAGAACGTTTAGTCAAATCTCCTAGTAAGGCGCTTATTTTCAACGTAAATGAAATGCCTCTCGTAAATAAAGGAGATGCCTTATTTAATATTGCTGTGCTCGACTAA
- a CDS encoding WG repeat-containing protein — MILKHFKHIKIVFLLLILLSACSIQKGFESLDIYNYFDAKKQFEKSIKRDKSPAAYGLSVIYFRKDNPFHNLDSAYHYSLLSVEAYKDVTQKKQLTWSEKLNFNLDTAKVHREKISDLAFSKKINENTVDGFQLFMSQYPWSQHISKAIIKRDSLAFELLKLDPTSTHASIYLEKFPQSLWYQDALNILYQAQYAETIESNQIDSYITFVQTYPDNPFLTEAEYQIYHLSTKENTISDYVSFIKKFPHNPYINTAWTNLYRKSTSDYTKEAIINFQNLYPDFPFPELIERDLVLVDQNLYLFMRNNKYGFMDENGKEIIHPIYEYAGNFNNGLAVVSKNEKAGYINKNGDLIIDYQFEDAEDFNDGRAVVTVNDKLGFIDVSGNYILEPKFLDLGSFSEGIAYAKDDLGYRYYQYDGSLLTMEYFDEAFSFEKGMAKVKKKELNGYIGRDGQFIISSSFGKLTRFSDSLFTIEYRDSMNLLTIKGKEVFKESYDYIGAISSNRAIIEKDGNYGYVDRNGKIVIPIKYVTFPNYIQFSQFKNGYAPFRKGYNYSMIDSLGKTLLPALFTGIGGFGELIPVSKGNGWGYVNKNAQLKINYQFDYAEAFENGIAIVEKNGNMGLINLKGDYILPLEFQSVKRFTNELLIVHDNQDLWGIYSLKGELVIPVEYDRIIQLSEHKLQLIKGNDVLYYIIPKNQFIRYNE; from the coding sequence GTGATTCTTAAGCATTTCAAACATATCAAAATTGTATTTCTTTTACTTATTTTATTAAGCGCTTGTAGTATTCAAAAGGGCTTTGAAAGCCTTGATATTTACAACTATTTTGATGCGAAGAAGCAATTTGAGAAATCAATTAAAAGAGATAAGTCACCTGCTGCATATGGATTGAGCGTAATTTATTTTAGGAAAGATAACCCTTTCCATAATTTAGATTCCGCCTATCATTATAGCCTTCTGTCTGTTGAAGCATATAAAGATGTAACTCAAAAAAAACAATTGACGTGGAGTGAAAAACTGAACTTCAATTTAGATACGGCTAAAGTTCATCGAGAAAAGATTAGTGATTTAGCTTTCTCTAAAAAGATAAATGAGAATACAGTAGATGGATTTCAACTATTTATGAGTCAATACCCATGGTCTCAACATATTTCAAAAGCCATTATTAAAAGAGATTCTTTAGCATTTGAATTGCTTAAATTAGACCCTACAAGTACACATGCATCTATTTATTTAGAGAAGTTCCCTCAAAGTTTGTGGTATCAAGATGCGTTGAATATTTTATATCAAGCACAATATGCTGAAACTATTGAATCTAATCAAATTGATAGCTATATTACTTTTGTACAAACTTACCCAGACAATCCTTTTCTAACTGAAGCTGAATATCAGATTTACCATTTATCAACTAAAGAAAATACCATATCGGATTATGTTTCATTTATTAAGAAGTTCCCACATAATCCATATATAAATACTGCATGGACTAATCTGTATCGTAAATCAACATCAGATTATACAAAAGAGGCAATTATTAATTTCCAAAATCTATATCCTGATTTTCCATTTCCTGAGTTAATTGAAAGAGACCTTGTTTTAGTAGATCAAAATCTGTATCTGTTTATGAGAAATAATAAATATGGATTTATGGATGAAAATGGAAAGGAAATAATTCATCCCATTTATGAATATGCAGGGAATTTTAATAATGGGTTGGCAGTTGTATCTAAAAATGAAAAGGCTGGGTATATCAACAAAAATGGTGATTTAATTATAGATTATCAATTTGAGGATGCCGAAGATTTTAATGATGGTAGAGCGGTTGTGACAGTTAACGATAAGCTAGGATTTATTGATGTTTCTGGAAATTATATATTAGAACCTAAATTCCTTGACTTAGGATCCTTTTCTGAGGGAATTGCTTATGCAAAAGATGATTTGGGATATCGTTATTATCAATATGATGGTTCTCTTCTTACTATGGAGTATTTTGATGAAGCATTCTCTTTTGAAAAAGGAATGGCTAAGGTGAAAAAGAAAGAATTAAATGGGTATATAGGAAGAGATGGGCAATTTATTATTTCTTCTTCCTTCGGTAAATTAACCCGTTTTTCTGATTCTTTGTTTACTATTGAATATAGAGATAGTATGAATCTTCTTACTATTAAAGGAAAGGAAGTTTTTAAAGAAAGCTATGACTATATTGGAGCGATATCTTCTAATCGGGCAATTATAGAAAAAGATGGAAATTATGGATATGTGGATAGAAATGGTAAAATTGTAATTCCTATTAAGTATGTGACTTTCCCTAATTACATACAATTTTCCCAATTTAAAAATGGATATGCTCCTTTTCGTAAAGGATATAATTATTCTATGATAGATAGTTTGGGTAAAACTTTATTGCCGGCATTATTTACAGGAATTGGAGGTTTTGGTGAATTGATTCCTGTAAGTAAAGGAAATGGATGGGGATACGTTAACAAAAATGCCCAATTAAAAATAAATTACCAGTTCGACTATGCCGAAGCTTTTGAAAATGGTATAGCGATTGTTGAGAAAAATGGTAATATGGGATTAATCAATTTGAAGGGAGATTATATACTACCCCTTGAATTTCAATCTGTGAAACGGTTTACAAATGAGTTGCTGATTGTGCATGATAATCAAGATTTATGGGGAATATATTCGCTCAAAGGTGAGCTTGTTATTCCTGTGGAGTATGATAGAATCATTCAACTTTCTGAACATAAATTACAACTTATAAAAGGAAACGACGTATTATATTATATCATACCTAAAAATCAATTCATTCGGTATAATGAATAA
- a CDS encoding O-antigen ligase family protein, with translation MSKIKLEIEKESMLMAYLFAFFIPFYPNILGVLVLMLWVEQWIRRTPIKKVYVYSQLSWKNPNIWLLLFYVMHLVGMIYTQNMSFAIKDIGMKASFAILPIFFLLYPIRIKWNVFINAFIVGTFLSIIVNFSHSIYLYSEWKEFNAFTGTHISTFMHRGYWSVYLMLAYYFVLQKMISSGDRKTTFWGILGAVVILVMNVFTESKIGMLLFITISVWMGIQLFLMMKNKLILGGIISVFVVGIFVISLFLPTTFERITKAFNESSTSIEQVNKENPSSTESRMMVWDSSIELIKENPVFGVGTGDIKDVLIERNYEKGYVAVAEQKLNCHNQFFNTQLALGMFGTLFLLMSFVTNLFKKSSDTYYSWRVMICVLLFLAILPESMLETQAGIIPFAFLLGILSLIREEPLVEHSNIK, from the coding sequence TTGTCAAAAATAAAATTAGAAATAGAGAAAGAATCGATGTTGATGGCCTATTTATTTGCCTTCTTCATTCCATTCTATCCTAATATATTGGGTGTATTGGTTTTGATGCTTTGGGTAGAACAATGGATTCGAAGAACCCCAATTAAGAAAGTTTATGTTTATAGTCAGTTGTCTTGGAAGAATCCAAATATTTGGCTATTGCTATTTTATGTGATGCATTTGGTTGGCATGATATACACACAGAATATGTCGTTTGCTATCAAAGATATTGGGATGAAAGCTAGTTTTGCTATCCTTCCTATTTTCTTTTTACTTTATCCCATTAGAATTAAATGGAACGTATTTATAAATGCTTTTATAGTTGGAACTTTCCTGTCTATCATAGTGAATTTCTCACATTCTATTTATTTGTATTCAGAATGGAAAGAATTTAATGCTTTTACGGGAACCCATATATCTACTTTCATGCATCGAGGATATTGGTCTGTCTATTTAATGTTGGCATACTACTTTGTATTGCAAAAGATGATTAGCTCTGGAGATAGAAAAACAACTTTTTGGGGTATCCTAGGAGCAGTAGTTATATTGGTGATGAATGTTTTTACAGAATCTAAAATTGGTATGTTACTGTTTATCACAATTAGTGTTTGGATGGGCATACAACTATTCCTTATGATGAAAAATAAACTAATATTAGGAGGAATTATTAGTGTCTTTGTAGTTGGAATATTTGTGATTTCGTTATTTCTTCCAACCACCTTTGAACGAATTACTAAAGCATTTAATGAATCATCTACCTCCATAGAACAAGTAAATAAAGAAAATCCTTCTAGCACTGAATCGCGTATGATGGTGTGGGATTCTTCTATAGAATTGATTAAAGAGAACCCTGTATTTGGTGTAGGAACAGGAGATATCAAAGATGTTTTAATAGAGCGAAATTATGAAAAAGGATATGTGGCAGTAGCAGAGCAAAAATTAAATTGTCATAATCAGTTTTTCAATACACAATTAGCTTTAGGTATGTTTGGAACGCTTTTTCTTTTGATGTCATTTGTAACAAATCTTTTTAAAAAATCATCGGACACCTATTATAGTTGGCGAGTGATGATATGTGTTTTATTATTTCTAGCAATACTTCCTGAATCCATGCTGGAAACTCAAGCAGGAATTATTCCTTTTGCCTTCTTATTAGGTATTTTGAGTCTGATTAGAGAGGAACCTTTAGTCGAGCACAGCAATATTAAATAA
- a CDS encoding RimK/LysX family protein encodes MAIKKERHIIGKNDIADFPSFNLQNVKVKIDSGAYTSTIHCSKVEKTEEGLKVIFLEKKTKGYSGEIIHFQDYQIKKVRSSNGILQERFVVKGNITLFGQNFNTEFTLTSRKLMRFPILLGRKLLNKGFLINTSQTNLSYKLKKKLSE; translated from the coding sequence ATGGCTATAAAAAAAGAAAGGCATATTATTGGTAAAAATGACATAGCCGATTTTCCTTCTTTTAACCTTCAAAATGTTAAAGTGAAAATAGATTCTGGCGCTTATACATCTACAATACACTGCTCCAAAGTAGAAAAAACTGAAGAAGGGTTAAAAGTTATTTTTCTTGAAAAGAAAACTAAAGGATACTCAGGAGAGATAATTCATTTCCAAGACTATCAAATAAAAAAAGTGCGTAGCTCCAATGGGATTTTACAAGAAAGATTTGTGGTTAAGGGAAATATTACGTTATTTGGTCAAAATTTTAATACTGAATTTACTCTCACTAGCAGAAAACTAATGCGCTTCCCCATCTTATTAGGAAGAAAATTATTAAATAAAGGATTCCTGATTAATACATCTCAAACAAACTTATCATATAAACTCAAAAAGAAATTATCCGAATGA
- the corA gene encoding magnesium/cobalt transporter CorA: MKKHPKKKKHSTFTKHNQKLGMPPGILFFTGDQKTENTSIQLIEYNETDIAEYTCTSVDEATSKITQSEKFYWLNIEGLHNINLIEEIVSHFKLHKLSGEDIVSVQQRPKLDFYNHYIHIILKNIQILPNEIGEEQISILFLENVLISFQERKTDIFTKVRTRLFDSVGYIRTRKTDYLAYALMDVIIDNYFKTVELFDTTIDKLENSIEEMNPQDFFVELVALRRQIFQTRQTIFPILDAANQFSKLESNLVNEETRLFTKDMSENIVQILDMLNSFRENANSLLDIYNSNTANRMNNIMKLLTIVSTIFIPLTFIVGVYGMNFHNMPELSYHYGYLFTWITMVIITIGMIIFFKIRKWL, translated from the coding sequence ATGAAAAAACACCCCAAGAAAAAAAAACATTCCACATTCACCAAACATAATCAAAAACTTGGTATGCCTCCAGGTATTCTCTTTTTTACTGGGGATCAGAAAACTGAAAACACTTCCATTCAACTTATTGAATATAATGAAACGGATATCGCAGAATATACTTGTACTTCGGTGGATGAAGCAACTTCCAAAATAACTCAATCCGAAAAATTCTACTGGTTAAATATTGAAGGTTTACACAACATAAATCTTATTGAAGAAATTGTTTCTCATTTCAAACTTCACAAGCTTTCTGGCGAAGATATTGTCAGCGTACAACAACGCCCCAAACTCGATTTTTATAATCACTATATTCATATTATTTTAAAAAACATCCAAATTCTTCCGAATGAAATTGGCGAGGAACAAATATCCATTCTCTTCTTAGAAAATGTGCTAATCTCTTTTCAAGAAAGGAAAACAGATATATTCACAAAAGTACGGACTCGTCTTTTTGATTCTGTAGGATATATTCGCACTAGAAAAACAGACTATCTTGCATACGCTTTGATGGATGTTATCATAGATAATTATTTCAAGACGGTGGAACTCTTTGATACAACAATCGATAAACTAGAGAACAGTATTGAAGAAATGAATCCTCAGGATTTCTTTGTTGAACTAGTTGCTTTGAGAAGACAAATCTTCCAGACAAGACAAACTATTTTTCCAATATTAGATGCGGCTAATCAATTTTCAAAATTAGAATCAAATTTAGTGAATGAAGAAACTCGATTATTCACAAAAGATATGAGCGAAAATATTGTTCAAATATTAGATATGCTGAATTCATTTAGGGAAAATGCAAATAGCTTATTGGATATATACAATAGCAATACAGCAAATCGAATGAATAATATTATGAAATTGCTGACCATCGTATCGACTATTTTCATACCCCTTACTTTTATTGTTGGAGTATATGGAATGAATTTTCATAATATGCCTGAGCTTTCCTATCATTACGGGTATTTATTCACATGGATCACCATGGTTATCATAACCATTGGTATGATTATTTTCTTTAAAATCAGAAAATGGCTATAA